GCGATCAAAAAGCAACCCCTTTATATTCAGCTCTAATTTTCAGAAATTACTGAAATTAATGTACATTTAAGTGTTGATGCAAAATAGCTACCAAGCTTTAATTACAACGTCTTCATTCCCCAACTTACATAGTGTAATTATTTCACCGTTCTGCAAAAAATTACACTATTTGACATCAGATATGACTTAACTCGGCAAACTTAACGCTGTATTCTTTAATCGATTAAAGCCACGCAATGCCTCACATTTCACAACCTGCGCGCACCCCTTATCCCCATTCATATAATTAAAGTTGACTCATAATATCAGGATTAATATAGCCTCCAATTAATATGAGTATTTTTATCATCTTAGTGGCATGGCGGTGAAGGCCAATTCGGGGGTTGCAATGAAAATGAAGTCGAGACTTGGCAGCTATCTGTTGGAAACAACAGTTTTAAGTGGAGCAATTGGTTTAAGTCTCCTGATTGCGATGCCCGCTTTTGGGCAGACTGCTCAGAATCAGAAGACAGCTGAGGAAAGACAGCAAGCTCAAAAGAAAGAGCAGGCACTTCAGCTCGATACAATCACCATTTCACCCAATATTCAGAACCAGGCCGCTATTGATGCGATGGCATCAACGAGTGTCATCACGCAGCAGCAGCTGGATCGCATTCAGGCAACTACTGCCGCTGATATTTTCCGTTCGACACCAGGTGTCCATGCCTCTTTGAATGGTGATGATCCGGCGACATCCATCAATATTCGCGGCCTTCAGGAATATGGCCGTGTCGCAGTAACGATTGACGGCGCACGTCAGGACTATTGGCGCGTCGGTCACGGCTCAGGTTCATTCTATATTGACCCGGAAATGCTCAAACAGGTAACGGTTATTCGCGGGCCTGTTTCCAATGCCTATGGTTCTGGGGGTATCGGCGGTCTTGTCGCCTTTGAAACCAAAGATGCCGGCGATTTCCTGCGCGACGACGAAACCTGGGCGTTGAGCGAAAAGCTGCGTTACGAAAGTAACGGAAACGGTTGGATGACCAGCACGGTTGGCGCCTATCGCTTAAACCCAAATTTCGATGTCATTGGCAATATCAACTATCGTGATAGTGATGCCTATAAGAATGGCGATGGCGATGTTGTCCGCTGGACAGGAGAACGCGTCGTCAGCGGTCTGGGCAAAGTTACGATCCGCCCGGCCGATGGTCACGAAGTAAAACTCGGTTTCCAGCGCCAGAAATATAACGACATCATGACAGGCAGCAGCGGATCAACATCCAGCACATTGTCGCGTTATAATGCCGAAACGATCGTCAGCACCTATACCGGCAACTACACCTATAAGCCTGACGATAATCCGTTTTGGGACCTGTCGGTTAATGCCTATTACAGCGACACCGACAATGATCAGTATCAGGTTTGGCCAAAGGCCAGTATCGGCAAGACGCGTTATTACGACGTTTCGACAGCCGGTTTCCGCGCCTATAACAGCTCGCGCTTTGAAACGACGACCATGAGCCATACGCTTACCTATGGCGTTGATTATTATAAGATGCGCGGAAAATCCGACACCGACAACTTCGGCAACGGTGAACAGCAGGCTTATGGCGGTGTTATTCAATGGCAGGGCGATTATCAGAAGTGGCTCGAGCTGATCGGTGCTCTCCGTTACGATGGCTATCGTCTCGACGGCACGACCAAGGCCACCAATGTCCTGCCTTCGGAAGACGTCAGCGTTGATGGCAATCGCGTTTCTCCGCGTTTCAGCGTCGGTGTGACACCGTGGGATGGCGTTCAGTTCTACGGCCTTTATTCGCAGGGTTATCGTGTTCCCCACATGCAAGATATGTTCAGGCAGAACGGAGCGCACGGTTCGGGATATGAACCGAACCTGCTCTTGAAGCCTGAAGTCGCAACCTCTTATGAATTCGGTGTCAATCTTCGCCAGGACGGCATTCTGGATGCAGGCGATCAGGTCCGCGCCAAGCTCAACTTCTTCCATACAGACGTCAAGAATTACATCAACACCGTCAAGACCGGCAACGTGACGACATCTGAGAATGTCGGCGATGCACGTCTGCGCGGGGTTGAGCTTGAAGGCACCTATGACAACTGGTGGGGCTACGTGAACCTCGCAGCTTCTTACACCGACGCGGAAATGAAGGATGGTGTCTACAAAGGCGAAAGCCTAAGCAACACACCGCTCAACAACCTTAGTGCAACGCTCGGCCTTAAGGCGTTTGACGAAAAGCTCGTCTACGGTGTCGAATATGAAAGTGTGGGCAAGGTCAATCGCGCGCTTACAACAGGCGGCGTCAAAGTCTATCCGCGCGTGGATCTCGTAAATGTCTTCGCCAACTGGCAGGTTACGGACAATGTGAAGCTCGACTTCGGCGTCGATAACCTCTTCAACAAAGCCTATACCGATGCACAGACTGGCTGGGCTACCAGCACGGATATCGAACAGGCAAAGGGGCGTACCTTTATGGTCGCCATCACCGGTCGCATCGGCGGATAACTTTGCAGCAGGCGAGGCGATTTGCCTCGCCCACCATTCCCTAACAAGCCTTAATCAAAATGATAAACTTTTCCAGAATACTCATGTTTATGCTATGAGATTGTGGAAAGAAAAGATTGAGAAAAGCCGTGTCTAAGATGTCATCAGTACCGACCTCCAAGCTGACAAGCCATTCCCATATTAGCCTTCAAAACGGTGAAGCCTATCTGCCGAACATTATTGATCGGCTGCATTCCTATCAGGCGCAATATGGTAGTCATGAAGGTCGCCATTCATTCGGTTACGATTTCGGTCGAATCGAAATCGATGCCGCTGATAGCGGCTATCGCGTTTCGCTTTTCGCTGATGAGGATATCGGCCTGCATCGTCTGAAAGACCTCGCGGCGGTGGCGATCAAGCTTTACACCAAAGAAGAAGCGCCGGAGATTGTGTGGCAAGGCGATCATGCAGGCGAACAGGTTTTGCCACAGTTTCGGTTGATGCGTGTGCTGTCGACGAGCCTGTTCACACCGCATATGTTGCGCGTGCGGCTGGCAGGTGAAGATTTGAAGCGGTTTTCACTCTTTGGCGCAATGCATGTTCGCTTGCTGCTTCCAACAGAAGAGGTATCTCGGCCTGTATGGCCTATCATGGGACCAAACGGCCTGCCGTTCTGGCCAGATGAAGCGCGCAAACCGGCATCACGTGCCTATACGATCCGTGGTCTTGATATCGATGCAGGCTGGCTAGAAATTGACTTCTATCTGCATGAAGTGGAAGGCTTGGCCTGCAAGTGGGCTAAAGGCGCGCAGATTGGCGACACTATCGGCCTGACGGGACCTGTGGGACGTCCGTTGCGCCAGGCAGCCCGTTATCTCATTGGTGCCGACGCGACCGGATTACCAGCTATTGGACGTATGCTTGAGGAGTTTTCCGCAGACGTGACGGGTCGCGTTATCATCGCAGTTGATAGTGAAAAAGACGTACAAACTTTGCGGCATCCACAAGGTGTTTCCGTCGACTGGATTGTGGATTCAGATCAGAAACGTGCCGCAGAAAAATTGACGCAAGTTCTCTGCGAAGCAGAATGGCCAGAAGGTCCGGATAGTTTCGGCTGGTTTGCGGGCGAGGCGGATCAGGCCAAGATTGTTCGACAGTATTGGCGGCAAACACTCGGTAAGAGTAGGGAAAGTACACTCGTTGCCGGTTATTGGAACAAGGATGCTGTTGGTTTCATGGCTGGTTAAAGCAAGCGGAATCTAGAGTGAGCGGTAGAAATACAATCAAACGCCGCCCACTCTATCGAAAAATGTCCTTACCCAAAGAATGCCGATCCAGGAGGTCATAATAACCTTTCACTCCCAAACGGAATGCGCTAGGCACCCTACTAATTGTGAATAGAAGGAGCCACGCCATGGCCGATTTGTTGAAACGCTTTGCCAGCTATTACCGACCGCATCGCGGTTTGTTTATACTGGACTTTTCAAGTGCTGTGGCCGCGGGTCTTCTGGAGCTTGCCTTTCCGATTGCAGTAACGCTCTTCATCGACAGGCTGCTGCCAACTGGCCAGCTCGGCCTTATTTCACTGGCAGCCATAGGTTTGCTTGGGATTTACGTGCTCAATGCGTTTCTTCAGGTTATCGTGACCTATTGGGGACACATGCTCGGCATCAATATCGAGACCGAGATGCGCCGTAAGGCTTTCGACCATTTGCAAAAGCTGTCCTTCGGCTTCTTCGATAATCAGAAAACTGGCCATTTGGTTGCCAGATTGACCAAGGATCTCGAGGAGATCGGCGAAGTCGCCCACCACGGACCGGAAGATCTGTTCATCGCTATCATGACGCTGATTGGTGCGTTCTGCCTGATGATGTGGGTTCACGTTCCATTGGCGTTAATCACAGCGGTTATCGTGCCTCTTTGTGCTTATGTCACGCTGCGCTACGGTGGCCGCATGACCACCACATGGCATGCTCTCTATCGTCGTGTCGGCGATTTTAACGCCCGTATCGAAGAAAATGTCGGTGGCATCCGCGTCGTGCAAGCCTTCACCAATGAAGACCATGAACGCAAACTCTTTGCGGAAAGCAACGAGAACTATCAGAAAACAAAGCTCGCCGCCTACAAGATCATGGCAGCCTCTATGTCGCTATCTTATCTCTCCATGCGTTTTGTGCAGGTCGTTGTTATGCTTGCCGGTGCCTGGTTTGTCTTGCGCGGCGAGCTGACTGCTGGCGGATTTGTCGGCTTCCTGTTGCTCGTTAATGTCTTCTTCCGCCCTATCGAT
The genomic region above belongs to Ochrobactrum quorumnocens and contains:
- a CDS encoding TonB-dependent hemoglobin/transferrin/lactoferrin family receptor codes for the protein MKMKSRLGSYLLETTVLSGAIGLSLLIAMPAFGQTAQNQKTAEERQQAQKKEQALQLDTITISPNIQNQAAIDAMASTSVITQQQLDRIQATTAADIFRSTPGVHASLNGDDPATSINIRGLQEYGRVAVTIDGARQDYWRVGHGSGSFYIDPEMLKQVTVIRGPVSNAYGSGGIGGLVAFETKDAGDFLRDDETWALSEKLRYESNGNGWMTSTVGAYRLNPNFDVIGNINYRDSDAYKNGDGDVVRWTGERVVSGLGKVTIRPADGHEVKLGFQRQKYNDIMTGSSGSTSSTLSRYNAETIVSTYTGNYTYKPDDNPFWDLSVNAYYSDTDNDQYQVWPKASIGKTRYYDVSTAGFRAYNSSRFETTTMSHTLTYGVDYYKMRGKSDTDNFGNGEQQAYGGVIQWQGDYQKWLELIGALRYDGYRLDGTTKATNVLPSEDVSVDGNRVSPRFSVGVTPWDGVQFYGLYSQGYRVPHMQDMFRQNGAHGSGYEPNLLLKPEVATSYEFGVNLRQDGILDAGDQVRAKLNFFHTDVKNYINTVKTGNVTTSENVGDARLRGVELEGTYDNWWGYVNLAASYTDAEMKDGVYKGESLSNTPLNNLSATLGLKAFDEKLVYGVEYESVGKVNRALTTGGVKVYPRVDLVNVFANWQVTDNVKLDFGVDNLFNKAYTDAQTGWATSTDIEQAKGRTFMVAITGRIGG
- a CDS encoding siderophore-interacting protein — encoded protein: MSSVPTSKLTSHSHISLQNGEAYLPNIIDRLHSYQAQYGSHEGRHSFGYDFGRIEIDAADSGYRVSLFADEDIGLHRLKDLAAVAIKLYTKEEAPEIVWQGDHAGEQVLPQFRLMRVLSTSLFTPHMLRVRLAGEDLKRFSLFGAMHVRLLLPTEEVSRPVWPIMGPNGLPFWPDEARKPASRAYTIRGLDIDAGWLEIDFYLHEVEGLACKWAKGAQIGDTIGLTGPVGRPLRQAARYLIGADATGLPAIGRMLEEFSADVTGRVIIAVDSEKDVQTLRHPQGVSVDWIVDSDQKRAAEKLTQVLCEAEWPEGPDSFGWFAGEADQAKIVRQYWRQTLGKSRESTLVAGYWNKDAVGFMAG